A single window of Mugil cephalus isolate CIBA_MC_2020 chromosome 1, CIBA_Mcephalus_1.1, whole genome shotgun sequence DNA harbors:
- the kcna10a gene encoding potassium voltage-gated channel subfamily A member 10 — protein MEVALVDFESLDGLDGSLEDEADTYADETTALTVDMPPEHNSPDSNYHLRAPQLSSTSSHYSPVPSCMWESTLSLAMPQTQTLGVPQSPTMPTPRRQGRSSCASILSNWKLLLSSEATKESETIFNRLAKECCEDLFVDKRGLDDGDQKVIINIAGLRFETQLKTLDQFPETLLGDPLKRMDYFDPMRNEYFFDRNRPSFDGILYYYQSGGKIRRPANVPLDVFADEIVFYELGIEAMEQFREDEGFIKDVEVPLPDNDIYRQFWLLFEYPESSNAARAVALVSVFVIVISIIIFCMETLPEFRDDTDPIVPTSAQPFNQSIGFASGVPPGVKPTTLTDPFFIIETACIAWFFFELCVRFVACPSKSEFFHNIMNIIDIISIMPYFFTLITELSTTPQENSGQNMSLAILRIIRLVRVFRIFKLSRHSKGLQILGQTLKASMRELGLLIFFLFIGVILFSSAIYFAEVDEPNTQFVSIPDGFWWAVVTMTTVGYGDMCPITMGGKMVGTLCAIAGVLTIALPVPVIVSNFNYFYHRETEAEEKLPLTNAAEETMKTNAETRQGSTMSLNKANGIWQ, from the coding sequence ATGGAGGTGGCCCTGGTAGACTTTGAGAGCTTGGATGGGCTTGATGGCAGCCTCGAGGATGAGGCGGACACCTACGCTGATGAGACCACAGCCCTCACAGTGGACATGCCCCCAGAGCACAACAGCCCAGACAGCAATTATCACCTGCGAGCCCCTCAGCTGTCCTCCACATCCTCCCACTACAGCCCTGTACCCTCCTGCATGTGGGAATCCACCTTGTCTCTGGCGATGCCCCAGACGCAGACACTGGGAGTACCCCAGTCTCCGACAATGCCAACTCCACGCAGACAAGGGCGCAGCAGCTGTGCAAGCATACTCTCTAACTGGAAGCTGCTGCTAAGCAGTGAGGCCACGAAGGAGAGTGAGACGATCTTCAACCGGCTCGCCAAGGAATGCTGTGAAGATCTCTTCGTAGACAAACGAGGGCTTGATGATGGAGACCAGAAAGTCATCATCAACATTGCCGGTCTACGTTTTGAGACACAACTCAAAACATTGGACCAGTTTCCCGAAACACTTCTGGGAGATCCACTGAAGAGGATGGACTACTTCGATCCAATGAGGAACGAGTACTTCTTTGATCGGAACAGGCCGAGCTTTGATGGGATCTTGTATTACTACCAGTCAGGGGGTAAGATAAGACGACCCGCAAACGTCCCCCTTGATGTGTTTGCCGATGAAATTGTGTTCTACGAGCTTGGAATAGAGGCCATGGAGCAGTTCAGAGAAGACGAAGGATTCATAAAAGATGTTGAGGTTCCTCTCCCTGATAACGACATTTACAGGCAGTTCTGGCTGCTGTTTGAGTACCCAGAGAGCTCCAATGCAGCAAGAGCTGTAGCACTggtgtctgtctttgtcattGTCATATCTATTATTATCTTCTGCATGGAAACACTGCCAGAATTCAGAGATGACACCGACCCAATTGTCCCCACATCTGCACAACCTTTCAACCAGTCCATAGGCTTTGCTTCTGGGGTTCCACCTGGCGTGAAGCCCACAACTCTCACTGATCCTTTCTTCATCATTGAGACTGCCTGTATTGCTTGGTTCTTCTTTGAACTTTGTGTGCGATTCGTTGCCTGTCCAAGCAAAAGTGAGTTTTTCCACAACATCATGAACATCATTGACATCATATCCATCATGCCCTATTTTTTCACTCTGATTACAGAATTGTCCACAACGCCACAAGAGAACTCAGGACAGAACATGTCTTTGGCCATTCTGCGTATCATCCGTCTGGTCAGGGTGTTTCGTATATTCAAACTGTCACGTCACTCCAAGGGGCTGCAGATCCTGGGGCAGACTCTGAAGGCCAGCATGCGTGAGCTTGGTTtgctcatcttcttcctcttcattggAGTCATTCTTTTCTCCAGTGCTATCTATTTCGCAGAGGTAGATGAGCCTAACACACAGTTTGTGAGCATACCTGATGGATTCTGGTGGGCTGTGGTTACCATGACCACAGTAGGCTACGGGGACATGTGTCCCATTACTATGGGGGGTAAGATGGTGGGCACCTTGTGCGCCATTGCAGGTGTGCTGACCATCGCTTTGCCTGTTCCCGTCATCGTTTCCAACTTCAACTACTTCtaccacagagagacagaagcagaggagaAGTTGCCCTTGACAAATGCTGCTGAGGAAACCATGAAGACTAATGCAGAAACCAGACAGGGTAGTACTATGTCTCTCAACAAGGCCAACGGCATCTGGCAGTGA